A part of bacterium genomic DNA contains:
- a CDS encoding gamma-glutamyltransferase, translating to MLDIATDTVGPAIGVTQGRPAFLATKHVVSSSHYLATMAGLRMFALGGNAADAGVAAGIALNVLERHLTDFGGVAPVMFFRPGMTRPETLAGVGCWPRRLTLRRYLERYETDMPIGAPRYVTPAAPDAWLTALARYGRLTLGEVLRPACELCEGFPVFDRLARTIASLAPRLREWPASARVFLPNGRPPQTGDVLVQRDLGALFARLIEIEHGAKPSGREAAIMAARDDVYRGAIARAIVAHAERTGSELDAEDLAAYHVAVEPSVSSTYRDVEVHACGPWSQGPLLPMVLNLLQGANMRELGRGSGPYLHYVIESIKIACADREGFFGDPNHVDVPIAGLLNPEYADERRRLIDSTSACPRLPLPGDPWRYEGRSGPAGYVPAPVAGSPQPDTSFVCAMDAEGHAFCATPSDPGLSAPLVDDLGMIISTRGAQLWATPGHPSAIAPGKRPRLTPNPAMLMRSGRAVMPVGCPGGDAQVQAMVQVISNVLDFEMNAQAAIEAPRVISASFPSSFHPHGYEPGVVRVEGRIPPSVREHLAVRGHTVHVLPDFTPVAAAVCAIRRRDGGVLEGGADPRRESYAAGW from the coding sequence ATGCTCGACATTGCGACAGACACGGTCGGCCCGGCCATTGGCGTGACGCAGGGCAGGCCGGCATTTCTGGCCACGAAGCACGTGGTCAGTTCGAGCCACTATCTCGCCACCATGGCCGGCCTGCGCATGTTCGCGTTGGGCGGAAATGCCGCGGACGCGGGTGTGGCCGCCGGCATTGCGCTCAACGTCCTCGAGCGCCACCTGACCGATTTTGGCGGCGTCGCGCCAGTCATGTTCTTTCGGCCGGGGATGACGCGGCCCGAGACCTTGGCGGGCGTCGGGTGCTGGCCGCGACGGCTCACCCTTCGGCGGTATCTCGAGCGCTACGAAACGGACATGCCGATTGGCGCGCCGCGCTACGTCACGCCGGCGGCGCCGGATGCGTGGCTGACCGCGCTGGCGCGATACGGGCGCCTGACGCTGGGCGAGGTGCTGCGACCGGCGTGTGAACTGTGCGAAGGATTTCCGGTGTTCGACCGCCTCGCGCGTACGATCGCGAGCTTGGCCCCGCGATTGCGCGAGTGGCCCGCGAGCGCGCGGGTGTTCCTGCCCAACGGCCGGCCGCCGCAAACCGGCGACGTCTTGGTGCAGCGAGACCTGGGGGCCCTGTTCGCCCGACTCATCGAGATCGAACACGGTGCCAAACCGAGCGGGCGTGAGGCGGCCATCATGGCGGCCCGGGACGACGTCTACCGCGGCGCGATTGCCCGCGCGATCGTCGCTCACGCCGAGCGCACGGGAAGCGAGTTGGACGCGGAAGACTTGGCCGCCTACCACGTCGCCGTGGAGCCATCAGTCTCGTCGACGTACCGCGACGTGGAGGTACACGCCTGCGGTCCCTGGTCGCAAGGCCCGCTCCTGCCAATGGTCTTGAACTTGCTGCAAGGCGCAAACATGCGCGAGCTCGGTCGCGGAAGCGGTCCCTACCTGCACTACGTCATCGAGTCGATCAAGATCGCCTGCGCCGACCGCGAGGGCTTCTTCGGGGATCCCAACCACGTCGATGTGCCGATCGCGGGGCTGCTCAATCCGGAGTACGCGGACGAGCGGCGACGCCTCATCGATTCGACGTCCGCGTGTCCGCGGCTTCCGCTGCCCGGAGATCCGTGGCGGTACGAAGGCCGCTCGGGCCCCGCAGGGTACGTTCCGGCGCCGGTCGCCGGGTCGCCGCAACCCGACACGTCCTTCGTGTGCGCGATGGACGCGGAAGGCCATGCCTTCTGCGCGACCCCGTCCGACCCCGGCTTGAGCGCTCCGCTCGTTGACGATCTGGGCATGATCATCTCGACGCGCGGGGCGCAGCTGTGGGCAACGCCGGGGCACCCCTCCGCGATCGCGCCCGGCAAGCGCCCGCGGCTGACGCCCAATCCCGCCATGCTCATGCGGTCGGGGCGGGCGGTCATGCCCGTCGGCTGTCCCGGCGGTGATGCGCAGGTCCAGGCGATGGTCCAAGTGATCTCAAACGTCCTGGACTTTGAGATGAACGCGCAGGCCGCCATCGAGGCGCCTCGCGTCATTTCGGCGAGTTTCCCTTCGTCCTTTCATCCCCATGGGTACGAGCCGGGCGTGGTGCGCGTCGAGGGCCGAATTCCGCCGAGCGTACGAGAACACCTCGCCGTGCGCGGTCATACCGTTCACGTGCTGCCCGACTTCACGCCGGTGGCAGCCGCAGTCTGCGCGATTCGACGCCGCGACGGCGGTGTGCTTGAAGGTGGGGCCGATCCCCGCCGCGAGAGTTACGCCGCCGGCTGGTGA